A window from Marinagarivorans cellulosilyticus encodes these proteins:
- a CDS encoding LysR family transcriptional regulator, with amino-acid sequence MHNINWNLLRYALFTYRKGSASKASEVLNVTHATVIRSLKKLEEESGVRLFNKSSTGYAATPHGKSLIETAEKIESMIYQWERSVGSDRDSPSGVLKITTTEAVMNYLICPYIHKFYEKFPDIELSLTTSDDFKNISNYEYDIAIRSTPEPPEHLIGRKVFNVDWCTYVAHDCAQGSDHWIGYSNTSQLPARWMVERFPSAKISLKASSIVSMVAATKNGLGKALLPSFIGEHEKGLLELERLDRQYSTELWMLYHKEARGCANTQAFTRWFYQMFGGAT; translated from the coding sequence ATGCACAACATAAACTGGAACTTACTTCGATACGCGCTATTCACATACAGAAAAGGCTCAGCATCTAAAGCCTCTGAAGTGTTAAATGTAACGCACGCAACCGTCATACGAAGTTTGAAGAAACTTGAAGAAGAATCCGGCGTCAGGCTTTTTAATAAATCATCAACGGGGTATGCAGCCACTCCTCATGGAAAGTCTCTTATTGAGACCGCAGAAAAAATTGAATCGATGATTTATCAGTGGGAAAGAAGTGTAGGTAGTGATCGGGATAGCCCAAGCGGTGTTCTAAAGATAACCACTACTGAGGCGGTCATGAACTATTTAATTTGCCCCTATATCCATAAATTCTATGAGAAATTTCCCGATATAGAGTTATCACTTACGACATCAGACGACTTTAAGAATATTTCAAACTATGAATACGATATTGCAATCAGGTCAACGCCGGAACCGCCCGAACATTTAATTGGCAGAAAGGTGTTTAATGTCGATTGGTGTACCTATGTTGCGCATGATTGCGCTCAAGGTAGCGACCACTGGATTGGCTATTCAAATACCTCTCAATTGCCCGCGCGCTGGATGGTCGAACGTTTCCCTAGTGCAAAAATTTCTCTCAAAGCTTCGTCTATAGTGAGTATGGTAGCCGCCACTAAAAACGGCTTAGGCAAAGCTTTACTTCCATCATTTATAGGCGAACATGAAAAAGGTCTACTCGAACTTGAAAGGCTCGATAGGCAATACTCTACGGAATTATGGATGCTTTACCATAAAGAAGCCCGAGGGTGTGCGAACACTCAGGCTTTTACTCGTTGGTTTTATCAAATGTTTGGCGGTGCTACTTAA
- a CDS encoding AfsA-related hotdog domain-containing protein: MMVKKIYIVGDRFNKFADNENVVSVSKVESDLFKGSLNINGVVYELGQGVSAERVRHILVEVKKYPGLDKYFQFSEIEKSYKNLVHKFNVANSMITKPEKLSANRYRTDVYIDDQCDDIKDHITGQHIPGMALSEACRQMFLAVTELYYLRSQLFSHYFVINTSAIEYYKFVFPLDISINYMIDEFERKSHGSLKFSVTMEVIQAGKVCALVKYGFSTYESKFLHEKESEAAIKALRQDEEVLHA; the protein is encoded by the coding sequence ATGATGGTTAAAAAAATTTATATTGTCGGCGACAGATTCAATAAGTTTGCTGACAATGAAAATGTGGTTTCTGTCAGCAAGGTTGAGTCAGATCTATTCAAAGGTTCGCTGAACATCAATGGCGTCGTCTATGAGCTTGGGCAAGGTGTGTCTGCTGAGCGAGTGAGACATATTCTGGTTGAGGTAAAAAAGTACCCAGGTTTGGATAAATATTTTCAATTTAGCGAGATTGAAAAATCATACAAGAATCTAGTTCACAAGTTTAATGTGGCGAACTCGATGATAACAAAGCCTGAAAAGTTATCAGCAAATCGATACCGTACAGACGTTTACATTGACGATCAATGTGATGATATTAAAGATCATATAACAGGTCAACATATTCCTGGGATGGCTCTTTCTGAAGCCTGCCGACAAATGTTCTTGGCGGTTACTGAGCTCTATTACCTAAGATCCCAATTATTTAGCCACTACTTTGTTATTAATACATCTGCGATTGAGTACTACAAGTTTGTATTCCCATTAGATATTTCTATTAATTATATGATAGACGAGTTTGAAAGAAAATCTCATGGGTCGCTTAAGTTTTCAGTGACGATGGAAGTGATACAAGCTGGCAAGGTATGCGCTTTGGTGAAATATGGATTTTCTACCTATGAATCAAAATTCCTTCATGAAAAAGAGTCTGAAGCAGCTATCAAAGCGTTAAGGCAAGATGAGGAAGTATTGCATGCTTAG
- a CDS encoding HAD family hydrolase, translating to MLSIVEAPVSGRVAAFFDVDDTLINIKTMFSFLDYLKSDKEFVNNCDFVHYELELNKLIAIRSSREEINKFYYKAFKGLDVSDLRRKVDHWYDEIISKINIFNDSVVKYLKWHQSLGHEVVLVSGSCEALLAPIVKQLKVTKMLVAMLEVKNHKYTGELIGPPSIGMGKAARVKKFAVDHKISLQSSYAYGDDVSDAPMLMSVGNARLVNPTPQMIEVLSKSDTFNRNQIIKT from the coding sequence ATGCTTAGTATCGTTGAGGCGCCGGTTAGTGGCCGCGTAGCAGCATTTTTTGATGTGGACGACACCCTAATCAATATAAAAACGATGTTTAGCTTTTTGGACTACCTAAAAAGCGACAAAGAATTCGTCAATAATTGCGATTTTGTTCACTATGAGTTGGAGCTGAACAAGCTCATTGCAATAAGGAGCTCCCGAGAAGAAATAAATAAGTTCTATTATAAGGCATTTAAAGGGTTAGATGTCAGTGACCTAAGAAGAAAGGTCGATCATTGGTATGATGAAATAATATCGAAAATAAATATCTTTAATGACTCGGTCGTAAAATATTTAAAATGGCATCAATCGCTTGGTCATGAGGTTGTGTTGGTGTCTGGATCTTGTGAAGCCTTGCTAGCCCCAATTGTTAAACAGCTGAAGGTGACCAAGATGCTAGTTGCCATGCTTGAGGTCAAAAATCATAAATATACGGGTGAACTAATAGGCCCACCTAGTATTGGCATGGGTAAAGCGGCGCGCGTAAAAAAATTCGCCGTCGATCATAAAATATCATTGCAATCGAGCTATGCCTATGGCGATGATGTTTCTGATGCGCCAATGCTGATGTCAGTGGGAAATGCTCGGCTTGTTAACCCCACTCCTCAAATGATCGAGGTATTGAGTAAAAGCGATACCTTCAATAGAAATCAAATTATAAAAACCTAA
- a CDS encoding outer membrane protein OmpK, which yields MNRYQIGLCALLCNFSINSAAAENWRDTSLSLLYGENYAVGHPYRNVQTIEAGAGYDVGDYFFFVDRIDRAGNEVTYYAELTPRLSISHFMNQDSHGGLVKEIFIASRFEYADATDEKNVLLGFGLDLSVPGFNYLKFNAFYRNNDHYEDSELLMMVWAVPFSILGQDFLYDGFFDWYSAAEGFASSFNITSQLKYQIKLPIKNRVYVGIEYSHWNNKFGIKSTPEFNSNERNVSALLKFHF from the coding sequence GTGAATCGATATCAGATTGGACTGTGCGCGCTCCTCTGCAATTTTTCCATAAATTCTGCCGCGGCGGAAAATTGGCGCGATACAAGTCTTTCGTTGCTCTATGGTGAAAACTATGCAGTAGGTCATCCGTATAGAAACGTACAAACCATAGAAGCTGGTGCTGGATACGATGTTGGTGACTATTTCTTTTTTGTAGACAGGATTGATCGTGCCGGTAACGAAGTAACTTACTATGCTGAGCTAACGCCGAGATTAAGCATTAGCCATTTTATGAATCAGGATTCTCATGGAGGGCTAGTAAAAGAAATTTTTATCGCATCAAGATTTGAGTATGCAGACGCAACGGATGAAAAGAATGTCCTGCTGGGGTTTGGCTTGGATCTATCAGTCCCTGGCTTTAACTACCTAAAATTTAATGCCTTTTATAGAAATAACGATCATTATGAGGACAGTGAGCTTTTAATGATGGTTTGGGCTGTGCCGTTTTCCATACTCGGTCAAGACTTTCTGTATGACGGATTCTTTGACTGGTATAGCGCGGCAGAAGGGTTTGCAAGTTCATTCAATATCACGTCACAACTTAAATACCAGATTAAATTGCCTATCAAAAATCGTGTGTACGTTGGAATAGAATACTCCCACTGGAACAACAAATTCGGGATAAAAAGTACGCCAGAATTTAATTCAAATGAGCGAAATGTTAGTGCTTTATTGAAGTTTCATTTTTAA